One region of Alosa sapidissima isolate fAloSap1 chromosome 1, fAloSap1.pri, whole genome shotgun sequence genomic DNA includes:
- the LOC121708572 gene encoding protein ALP1-like has product MTYCHLNIHVPILQLWLNEELELKEDFRLSRRAIHALQRLLKSEQDHGWGHELEVLMYLYWLAHGLSYRVVPRVFSVPRSTVHRVIHKTAQNIWYNLHRAISFPKPADLDNIGLRFGQISKNPVFDKAVGAIDGCHIRIKPPSLHRLDYLNYKGFFSVNMQAICDASGRFLDIFVGYPGSVHDTRILKNSPFYLSKRYPLDGYFLLGDGGYPCLETPICLITPYKEPVNGRERKLFNKHQSKGRSIVERAFGVMKTRWRSTLFKALEVKPTFAPQVIASCAFLHNVCIDNGDVLEPDDDAVAQDDLDPEPLQEAPAPHERPGNERLIL; this is encoded by the coding sequence ATGACCTACTGTCATCTGAATATCCACGTACCCATCCTGCAGTTGTGGTTGAATGAAGAGCTGGAGCTAAAGGAGGACTTCAGACTGAGTAGACGGGCCATACATGCTCTGCAGAGACTGCTGAAAAGCGAGCAGGATCATGGCTGGGGCCATGAACTGGAGGTCCTCATGTATCTTTACTGGCTTGCTCATGGACTGTCGTATCGTGTGGTGCCACGGGTATTCAGTGTACCCCGATCAACAGTCCACCGTGTCATTCACAAAACCGCTCAAAACATCTGGTACAATTTACATCGAGCCATCTCTTTCCCAAAGCCTGCAGATCTGGACAATATTGGACTTAGATTTGGCCAGATATCTAAAAATCCAGTGTTTGATAAAGCTGTAGGTGCCATTGATGGCTGCCACATTCGAATCAAGCCCCCATCACTACACCGGTTGGACTATCTGAATTACAAGGGCTTTTTCTCTGTAAACATGCAGGCCATTTGTGATGCATCTGGGAGATTTCTAGATATATTTGTTGGATATCCAGGATCTGTACATGACACCCGAATTTTAAAAAATAGCCCCTTTTACCTGTCTAAAAGGTACCCTCTCGATGGATACTTTCTGCTTGGTGATGGTGGATATCCTTGTTTGGAGACTCCAATCTGCTTAATCACGCCATACAAGGAGCCAGTGAATGGACGGGAGCGGAAACTATTTAATAAACATCAATCAAAGGGGCGTTCAATAGTCGAGAGAGCTTTTGGTGTAATGAAGACCCGATGGAGGAGTACACTTTTCAAGGCCTTGGAGGTGAAGCCCACATTTGCGCCACAGGTTATCGCATCGTGTGCCTTCCTGCACAATGTGTGCATAGATAACGGGGATGTCCTTGAACCTGATGATGATGCTGTGGCACAGGACGACCTGGATCCAGAACCTCTGCAGGAAGCCCCTGCACCACATGAGAGGCCAGGGAATGAGAGGCTCATTCTATAA